The Eubacterium sp. MSJ-33 genomic sequence TTGGATACGTTCATTGAGGCATTGTGTTGTTTGGATGGTATAGTTTCTGCTTCTATTTTCGGATTATTTGTTGTTTTATCAGCCATATGCATTCACCTACCAATCTAATTCCATCGCCGGTGTCTTTGCTTCGTTTGTATATTCTTTCCGGATCATACCATCGCGGAGCTTGATCACACGGTCTGCCATGAGTTTGATGGCATCGTTGTGTGTAACGATGATGATGGTATTTCCGTATTTCCGGTTGACGTCTTCAATCAATTTCAGAATATCTTTAGAGGTATTGTAATCAAGGGCGCCGGTTGGCTCATCGCAGAGCAAAAGATCCGGATTCTTGACGATAGCACGACCGATGGATGTACGCTGTTGCTGACCGCCGGAAAGCTGGCTTGGAATCTTATCCTTATGCTCCCAAAGTCCAAGTGTATGAAGCAGGTCATCGACATCAAGTGGGTCGCTTCCGAGGTAAGCGCCGACCTCGATATTCTCCTTGACGGTCAGGTTTGGAATCAGGTTATAGAACTGGAAGACGTAACCTAAGTGTTCACGTCGGTAGAGAGTCATCTGTTTTTCATTCATGGCGGACATGGCAGCACCATTGATGATGATCTCTCCCTTATCATAGCTTTCAATGCCGCCGATGATGTTCAACAGGGTAGACTTACCGGAACCGGATGGGCCGAGCAGGACGCAGATCTCGCCTTTCCCGATACCGGTAGAAAGTCCTTTTAAGACTTGTACACGGTTGTCTTTTTCACCATAGAACTTTTCAAGATTGTTGATTTGTAAGAACATGATTTTCCTCCTTTTAAATCACTTACATACAAACACATGAATATATGTTCATATATAAAATAAACGTGTAATATAGGTTTGTCAAGCGTATTTTCGCTAGATTTGATAGATGTTTTATGTATTTGGTTAATTGCCGTGGTTATTATAACGCAAAAAGTTAGTTAAAACAAACTATTTATGCAAATTTTTGAGATGTTGGGAAATTTTCTCATTATTAACAGGAGAACGCAGAGGAGGAAAGATGAATGACTCCAATTAAAATGATGATTAAAATATTTTTGTAATTGGATACGCAGGTAAATAGGGGTAAAATGCTATATTAGAAAGGTTTTACTCCTAAGAGCTGTTAAGGCGGTAATTGAAGTCAAAGAAAAATAGGAGTAAGTAGGTAAAAATTGCCAAGATTGCTCCTGACAATTATTAAATTTTGAAGATGACGATGAAAAATAGAGACAAATTTAGGAGCAGATAATGGTTAAGAAAGAAGATTGCTCCTAATTTAAGAGAGGGAAGGTTAAATAAGTTTTGAAATTTAGGAGCAAACAACTTTCCAAATAAACAATTACTCCTAAAAGAATTTTTGTGTGCAATGGCATGACGTAGTCCTCAATAATTGAAAAACTATAGGAGCAATCCAATGGAAGTAATGTTTTTAATAAATCAAAAGAAAAAACAATAAACATAATTTGCCGGAAAACGAAAATCCCGGATTGAGAAGCAAATCATTCTGTGATACCATAGGAAAGAAAAAGAAACAAACAAAAAATCAAAGCATAATCAAAGTACAAATGAATATATGAAAACGATAATAGACAATTCTTGGAATAAAATCAGGAGGAAATACAAGTGGAACCAAAAGCAGTCGTGAATTTACGAAAGGGAGAAGGTCGTACCATCAAGGCAGGTGGACTCTGGATCTTCGACAATGAGATAGAGAGTGTGATGGGAAGTGTGGAAGATGGCGATATCGTGATCGTACGTGATTTTGATGGATATCCGATGGGACGAGGATTCATAAACCGGAAATCAAAAATTACCGTTCGGATGCTGACCCGAGACGCAGAGCAGGATATCAACGAAGCATTTCTCCGTATGCGGGTGAGGAATGCATGGGAATACAGAAAAGCTGTGATGCAGGGCGATGATCTTACTTGCTGTCGTGTAATTTTCGGCGAAGCGGATTTCCTGCCGGGACTCGTAATTGATCGGTTCTCGGATGTGCTTGTGGTGGAATCCCTCGCACTTGGTATTGATTTATATAAGGAACAGATTGTGGATTTGCTAAAAGAGATTATGGCGCAGGATGGTGTCAAGATCCGTGGCGTATACGAGCGCAGTGACGCGAAGGTGCGTAAGAAGGAAGGACTTGCTCCATATAAAGGATGTATTGGCGCGGAGTTTGATCCGGTTGTTGAGATTGTGGAGAATGGTGTGCATTATAAGGTCGATGTGGCAAATGGACAGAAGACAGGATTCTTCCTTGACCAGAAATACAACCGGCTTGCGATGCAGAAACTGATCAAAGGTCTGACCAGAGGAGAGCAGGAGACACCGTTGCGTGTGCTTGACTGCTTTACACATATGGGAACCTTTGCATTAAATTGCGGTTATGCCGGAGCGAGTGATGTGTTAGGACTTGATATTTCAGAGTTTGCTGTGGAGCAGGCGAGAGAAAATGCGAAGCTCAATCATTTGGAGAAGACTGTACATTTTAAAGAGGCAAATGTATTGGACGAGCTTCCAAAGCTTGCTGAAGCAGGTGAGCAGTTTGATGTCGTAATCTTAGACCCACCGGCGTTTACCAAGTCACGCGAAGCAACTAAGAATGCAATCAAAGGCTACCGTGAGATCAACCGGAAAGGCTTGCAGCTTGTGAAAAACGGCGGGTATTTTGCAACCTGCTCCTGCTCACATTTCATGACACAGGAATTGTTCACGAAGGTAATCGGTCAGGCAGCAAACAGCGTGCACAAGCGTCTTCGCCAGGTGGAATTCCGGCAGCAGGCACCGGATCATCCGATTTTGTGGGCGGCGGATGAGAGTTATTATTTAAAATTCTACATTTTTCAGATCTGTGAAGATAGGTGATAACCGAATAATGTTGAAAAACCTAGTGTTTATGCGGATTCAGGATGATTTTTTTGAAAGAAGCGAAATTATCATAAATTATCGCAAAATATCATGATTTTACACCAAAATGGTGTAAAAATGGTGTAGTAAATCGTACACCAGTAAAAATTTCAAGTAATGAATAAGGCGAATATCTTCAACAATTTTAGATGTCCCGAATTGTCCCATATTGTCCCACATTGGGTATTGCATAGGCGAAACCAATGTGGTATTATGTATGTGTAGTAATAGATCAAAAGACAGTACAGCGATGTGCTGTCTTTTTTTATGCCTGAAAGGAGGCTTTTACAGATGGAAGAATTTGTATTGAACTTGCGTGTAGTGGAACCGGGGTATGAGGAGGTGATTTTTGGCCCCAAAAGCGAAGTCGATGAATGGTGTGGAAATGTAGCAAATATCGACCATGACAATGTGCCGCCACATGTGCAAGTGCGTAGGGGGAAAATGGGTGCGTTTTTCTTTAGTTATCATATGGCATATAATGATGTCTGGTATCTGAAGCGAACCTTTTTGAAGTTTGATTATTATCTGAGGAATTACTACATTCCTCTGTCAGAGGGAAAACGTCCAATGAGGGAAAATCAAGACGATGATCCGTTTGGCTTTTTTGATTCGATGAGATTCGGTGAGAATGTCATTTATTCTTTTGTCAGTGCCAAGATTGATTATTATATCCAGTGGAAGAAGAAAATCTCGCAGGATATTCTTGTTGATTTTTTCGAAGAAGTGATGAATTGGCACGAACTTATAGAAGAACATGCGAATGAGGAGTAGAAAATGAAAATTAAAGATTGGATTCACTTTTTCAGAATTGAGCTTCTGCTTTTTGCAGAGGCTCTTTTCTTATTCTGTGGATATATTGTGTGTTATTTTTTGGAGCTTCCGCTTTCCAGACAGACGTTTTATGTAGCTACTATTTTAGCAGCGGGAGCTTGGTTGATTGTTTTTATTCCGAATCTGATTGCATTTGTTTTCGGTCATAAAAGACATTTTTGTTCTGTCTTTTCAAATATGTCTGGAACGGAGATGCAATCAAAGTATAGAACAAAAGCAATGCATCCACCTGTGGCAGAAGAGTTACTGCAGAAACAGCCGGAGGGTATTATTTTTGGACGTGTTGGAATGCAGTATGTCAGAAAACCAATAGATCAGGACGGGCATGTATTTGTAATAGGTGGTTCCGGATCAGGTAAATCTTCCTGTGTTGTGATTCCTACATTATTAGCAAATAAACATACATCTGTGTTTGCAGTAGATATCAAGGGAGAATTACATAGCAAGGCGACGAAAAGAGGGGATCGAAATATAAAAGTATTTGATCCGGCAGACAGACATTCTTTTGGATACGATCCTTTTTACCGCATTTCGAAGTCCTCAACGAATCAGGAGATCTATGAGACGATGCAGCTTGTAACCAATTCTTTGATTCCGCTTCCGGCTTCGGTGAAGGATCCGTTCTGGAAGCAGTCAGCACGGAATCTTCTGCTTGGATTGTTGATTTACTTCTATAATCTCAATTTTGATAATCTGATTGATATAGTGGATCAGATCAAGGCGCGACCGATTCAGGAAACAATGAAAGAGGTTTTGGAACACAGCCCGCATGAGAGTATGGAGTATAAAATTCTTGTTCAGTTTAACAATATGGCGGATGTCACGATTTCCGGTATATTTATGGAGATGAATCTGCATCTCAATATCTTCTGTATGGATGAAGATATTCGGTACGCCTTTCGAGACAATTATCTCCATCTCAGTCCGAAGGATCTGGAAGATGGAAAGAGTATTTATCTTGCCATCCGTGAGGATAAACTGTCGGCATACTATGATGTATTGCAGTTGATTATCAATCAGTTCCTTTCACAGCTGGAAACTCGCCCGGAGGACAGTGACCGGATCGTATTTATTATCGACGAGCTGCCGCGTATTCTCTCCACCGGAAAGCTGGATAAGCTTATGGATGCAGTTCATACATTGAGGTCAAGGAAGGTAACACTTGTTTTGATCTCCCAGTCTGTGGAGGCTCTCACCTCCGCGTATTCTGAAAATGAAGTGGTAGATATAATCAGCAATTGTTCGTATGTGGAAGTATTATCTGCTGCATCGAAAAAGACGCAGGAAATGATTGTGGCTTGGTGCGGAAAGTATAAGGAGAAGAAATCAACATGGAGTGGCGGAATTACTAAAAGAGAACATTATACGATGGAAGAAACGGACATTGTTCGGGCAGATGATCTTATGCGGCTGCAGCTGGCGGGGGATGCCATAGTAGTAACACCATATGGCTATTTCAGGGTAAAGAAAGTTCCGTATTATAAAGATGCCAAATTAAAGAAGCTTGAACAAGAGACAAAGGATTATAACGAATGTTTAGGAGGAAATTAGTATATGAATTATGAAGTTTTTGTGGATCGTTTCAAGGAAAAGGTAAAGGAATATATGTATCCTTATAAGGTGACATTGGAAGAGACGGTTCTGAATAAGGTAAATCAGCAGGTAAAGGGATTGACTGTTTCAGTAGAGGGATATCCGGTTGCACCGGTATTTCATCTGGAAGAGCTGTATAAGGAGAATCAGGACGGTCATACAGTTGCTGAGCTTGCATATAAGGCGTCGATTGATGCAAATGAGGTGATTAAGCATACACTGGAGCTTTGGGGCGAAAAGGAAGATATAACCCCAGACAATTTATATGCTGCCGTTGTGAACACAGATAAAAACCGGGAGCTGCTGAAGCGGGTACCGCATAGGGAATATAAGGAGATGTCCGTCATTCCCAGATATCGAATAACAAATAATACAAGCTTCCTTGTAAATAAGGATATCTGTAATCGGTTTTATATGACACAGGAAGAAGTGCTGGAAACGGCAATCCGTAATACACATGAGATGGGTTACACAGTGGAACGTCTGGATGATGTATTGAAGGAGTGCATCGAAGGATTGAGTATGGAAGAAAACAGCTGCGCACATGTTGTGTCGAATATTTATAGAACAAATGGAGCAGTTGCAATTCTTGACACCTCTTGGATGGAGCAGCATGCGGAAGCAATCGGTGGAAGCTTCTATATTATTCCATCAAGTATCCATGAGCTTTTGACGATTCCAGAGAATGTACCATTATCTGTGTCAGATATTCAGACGATGGTAGAGATTGTGAATAGAACCTGCGTGGATGAGCGTGATTTCCTGTCTAATAATGTATATCATTATAACGCTAAGACAAAATCTGTATCACAGCTGACAGGAAAGACGAAGGAAGCCGTTGCTTCAAAAGTAACAAAGCAGGCGGCAAATGCCCGGAACAGATAGGAGGAAATAAGTATGCAGCAGGAAATTATGAAGACACAGATGAGAAAGTTATTAACTCTGTATTATGCAGGGGTAATTCGTATCAAAGAAGTAGAGGTTGTATTTGTGCCAAAAAAGAAGGCAGGTGAAGAACATGAATGAAGCAGATGAATTAAAGAGGATGCAGAAACTGCAGGAGCAGCATCGCGAACAACTCCGCAAGAAGCGCGAACGTATTGAGGAGCGGAAGAAACGGACACGTCGGCTGATCCAAAGAGGTGCGATGGCAGAAAGCTTTATTGACGGCGCACCTGAGATGACGGATGATGAGTTTATGGATGCAATGAAACAGAGGTTGAATTGCTCTCAGCGTCCGTAGCTGCGGGAAGGGGTACAAAGCCGGCTCTAAATAGATAGAGCCGGATCTTGTATCCACCTGTGCATTCCGGCAGCCAGCCATCGGAGACGCCCTCGGCAGAGTCCTGCTGAAGGCAACCCTCGGTAGAGTCCGTCGGAAGACACCTGCGGTAGCAACCCTCGGTAGAGCGCACTGCCATATCTCTGATGTGGTGTATAAGTGCGCCATTCCTATAGTATAATAGGATGAAAATACGAGGTTGAAAGGTTGCTTTTTAATAACGGGAATAGTAATATAAAAATACTAATAGTATATTGTAATAGGAAGAAGGGGTAGGTTTGATTTATACAGATTCAGAATTAAAAAAGAAGATATATAAAATGATTGAGAATTTTGAGAGTGAAGTAGTTGAATTCAAAGAAGCTACAAGCAATTACTCTTTTAATGAGATTGGAAAATATTTTTCTGCATTAGGAAATGAGGCAAACATTAGGGGATTTAATGAAGCTTGGTTAATTTTTGGAGTTACAAATGATAAGCAGATCAAAGGAACTAATTATAGAAAAGATGGAAATCTGCAGTCATTGAAGAAGGAAATAACAAATGGAACAAACGAAAGACTTACTTTTTATGACATATATTGTATAGAAATGGAAGAACATAGAATTGTTGCCTTCCAAATACCACCAGCAATACCGGGAATTGTAACGACATGGCAGGGGGCATCTTATGCGAGGGAGAATGAATCGTTAGTACCGCTTCCTATGAATAAAATTGAT encodes the following:
- a CDS encoding ABC transporter ATP-binding protein, which translates into the protein MFLQINNLEKFYGEKDNRVQVLKGLSTGIGKGEICVLLGPSGSGKSTLLNIIGGIESYDKGEIIINGAAMSAMNEKQMTLYRREHLGYVFQFYNLIPNLTVKENIEVGAYLGSDPLDVDDLLHTLGLWEHKDKIPSQLSGGQQQRTSIGRAIVKNPDLLLCDEPTGALDYNTSKDILKLIEDVNRKYGNTIIIVTHNDAIKLMADRVIKLRDGMIRKEYTNEAKTPAMELDW
- a CDS encoding class I SAM-dependent rRNA methyltransferase, coding for MEPKAVVNLRKGEGRTIKAGGLWIFDNEIESVMGSVEDGDIVIVRDFDGYPMGRGFINRKSKITVRMLTRDAEQDINEAFLRMRVRNAWEYRKAVMQGDDLTCCRVIFGEADFLPGLVIDRFSDVLVVESLALGIDLYKEQIVDLLKEIMAQDGVKIRGVYERSDAKVRKKEGLAPYKGCIGAEFDPVVEIVENGVHYKVDVANGQKTGFFLDQKYNRLAMQKLIKGLTRGEQETPLRVLDCFTHMGTFALNCGYAGASDVLGLDISEFAVEQARENAKLNHLEKTVHFKEANVLDELPKLAEAGEQFDVVILDPPAFTKSREATKNAIKGYREINRKGLQLVKNGGYFATCSCSHFMTQELFTKVIGQAANSVHKRLRQVEFRQQAPDHPILWAADESYYLKFYIFQICEDR
- a CDS encoding type IV secretory system conjugative DNA transfer family protein, with amino-acid sequence MKIKDWIHFFRIELLLFAEALFLFCGYIVCYFLELPLSRQTFYVATILAAGAWLIVFIPNLIAFVFGHKRHFCSVFSNMSGTEMQSKYRTKAMHPPVAEELLQKQPEGIIFGRVGMQYVRKPIDQDGHVFVIGGSGSGKSSCVVIPTLLANKHTSVFAVDIKGELHSKATKRGDRNIKVFDPADRHSFGYDPFYRISKSSTNQEIYETMQLVTNSLIPLPASVKDPFWKQSARNLLLGLLIYFYNLNFDNLIDIVDQIKARPIQETMKEVLEHSPHESMEYKILVQFNNMADVTISGIFMEMNLHLNIFCMDEDIRYAFRDNYLHLSPKDLEDGKSIYLAIREDKLSAYYDVLQLIINQFLSQLETRPEDSDRIVFIIDELPRILSTGKLDKLMDAVHTLRSRKVTLVLISQSVEALTSAYSENEVVDIISNCSYVEVLSAASKKTQEMIVAWCGKYKEKKSTWSGGITKREHYTMEETDIVRADDLMRLQLAGDAIVVTPYGYFRVKKVPYYKDAKLKKLEQETKDYNECLGGN
- a CDS encoding DUF5688 family protein codes for the protein MNYEVFVDRFKEKVKEYMYPYKVTLEETVLNKVNQQVKGLTVSVEGYPVAPVFHLEELYKENQDGHTVAELAYKASIDANEVIKHTLELWGEKEDITPDNLYAAVVNTDKNRELLKRVPHREYKEMSVIPRYRITNNTSFLVNKDICNRFYMTQEEVLETAIRNTHEMGYTVERLDDVLKECIEGLSMEENSCAHVVSNIYRTNGAVAILDTSWMEQHAEAIGGSFYIIPSSIHELLTIPENVPLSVSDIQTMVEIVNRTCVDERDFLSNNVYHYNAKTKSVSQLTGKTKEAVASKVTKQAANARNR
- a CDS encoding DUF3847 domain-containing protein; protein product: MNEADELKRMQKLQEQHREQLRKKRERIEERKKRTRRLIQRGAMAESFIDGAPEMTDDEFMDAMKQRLNCSQRP